In a genomic window of Pleurocapsa sp. PCC 7319:
- a CDS encoding cytidylyltransferase domain-containing protein, with product MSIIAIIPARGGSRGLPGKNIRELANKPLIAHSIINAKEARFVDRVYVSTDDREIARISLDYGAEIINRPHELANDTASSESALIHAVDTIAATGVAIDLVVFLQCTSPIRTGKDIDNAIRKLNQENTDSLLSVSPSHRFLWQETDGIAQSINYDYRHRLRRQDMEPQYVENGSIYIFKPWVLKELNNRLGGKIALFPMSEAASWEIDSLLDFEIAESLLKKQVTVNAY from the coding sequence ATGTCAATAATTGCTATAATACCTGCCCGTGGTGGCTCTAGAGGTTTACCTGGTAAAAATATTAGGGAATTAGCTAATAAACCACTGATTGCTCATTCTATTATCAATGCTAAAGAAGCAAGATTTGTAGATCGAGTTTACGTTTCTACAGATGATCGCGAAATTGCCAGAATTTCTCTAGACTATGGTGCAGAAATAATTAATCGCCCTCATGAATTAGCTAATGATACTGCTTCTTCTGAATCAGCTTTAATTCATGCAGTTGATACTATTGCAGCTACTGGTGTTGCCATAGATTTGGTGGTGTTTTTGCAATGTACTTCTCCCATTAGAACGGGGAAGGATATTGACAATGCTATTCGAAAATTGAACCAAGAAAATACTGATTCTTTGTTGTCGGTTTCTCCTTCTCATCGATTTCTCTGGCAAGAAACTGATGGTATAGCCCAATCGATTAATTACGACTATCGTCACCGTTTGCGCCGTCAAGATATGGAGCCACAATATGTGGAAAATGGTTCAATTTATATTTTCAAACCTTGGGTATTAAAAGAATTAAATAATCGCTTGGGCGGTAAAATTGCTCTTTTTCCTATGAGTGAAGCAGCAAGCTGGGAAATAGATTCACTTCTCGATTTTGAAATTGCCGAATCTTTACTAAAAAAGCAGGTGACAGTAAATGCTTATTGA